The region AATCTATATTATTTATTCTTATTGTTACAATTAGGACATGTTCCATAAAGCGTTGTTACCTTCTCATCATCAAAATGTTCAATTGTTTTTTGACAATCCTGGCATATGACCGTACCCATTCGACCAGCTCCTTT is a window of Lentibacillus daqui DNA encoding:
- a CDS encoding GapA-binding peptide SR1P, translating into MGTVICQDCQKTIEHFDDEKVTTLYGTCPNCNNKNK